CTACCAGCTTAACCCTGTCAACTTGCTGAAGGTGAGATCAGGATGGGCAGAGCAGGAAGAGGTGCATGCTACCTTACAGAAACTTGGAGTCACAGAGAAACACATTCTCAACAACCAGGGCAAGAACAGTCGAAGCCCAATAACAGGTATCTATCGCATTGTACTCCATCGGATCCAAAGGAACAAAGGTGCTGAGTGTCTGCCTTCAATCACAGGTGTAGTCAGAGACCCAAAGCGGGACAGTCTTCGCACCTACAGGAATTTACGACACACTTCAAAACTGTGTGTCCTATCTTAATGAGCATAACTTATACAGAAAATGGGTTTTCTTTGTTCTAGTTCAAAAGGTTAGTTGTCTTTCAAAGGGAGCTCTACTCTCATCACTGATCTAAAACACCACTACCGTAGACTTCAAGCTGAGCTCTGTAGCACAATAATatcatattattgtttttagtCCTATTAATCAAAAGAAATTGCAGTATTTGCTTTTGCACAGTATTTGCATTTCTGGATATAACAAAATGGATGTAAACATAATATTCACATACTGACCAGGTTTATCATGTCCTTTtacaatatatatttctttgtaAGTGCGTAAAATTACTGACAGTCTTTTACTATGCAAAATGTTTTGGCCTCACCCTCTCATCAGAAACTGTCTCTACTGAATGGTATTGAAAACAGGTAATTTCACTAAATTGGTTTAAATCAGGCtgtttttgatttaaaaaaaatagtgctCTCCTTGTCACAGTATACATTGGAGACCATTTTAACTATAGAgactcaaaaaaagaaaattaactgTTTACATCACCACTTATCATGATCTGAGGGCTTGCAGAAAAtagtaaacacaaacaaacatttgggtgcttcaaaaaataaaatatttctgccCATTAGCATGttttgtgaacattttgtcAACATGTTACTGTATTTGTAGCTGTCTTGTAAGTTTGGTGTCATCCTATTTGTGGCTTTTACTTGAGCATCATAGCACTCACTATTCACACACTGcgacttaataaataaaatcacaaccaAAATAATTGAATATTTTGAAATCTATTATCTTTTGCTTGCAGTGGGACTAAACTGGTTGATACTGAGTATGTGATGTTATTAGTAGAATGCAAATGTCAGCTCATGACTAAAGAATTATTTTATAGTATGTGATTATTTTTGCCTGTGACAGCTAAATTGTGCTGAATGTTACGTTTCTATAGTACTTTTACACAGATTCCCTACAACACTGTAGTACTTGAGCTACTAAACCACCACCATACACTATACCATGTTATTGatgctgctgtgctgagaataAACCACCATCCATGTAATATCTGCTCATTGTGATCCCTTTCCAATGATAGACAGAAGCAGAGAGGACTTGAGTGCAACAGATGGACTAACTGTGTAACTACAATGTATGTCTGAATGGGGGCAGGTGGTAAAGGGCCAGAGAGTGTAGActctatgtttttattatataaaggtTGCACAATATGTCAAATTTAACAGTAAAGTTTCTATAAAGTCCTGCAGTACCTAAAAATATAATCTATCATAGCACACTtaacgttaaaaaaaatagctacTGAAATGTGTGGAACCAGTGAGTATGTAGTATATTTGCTATAAATCACTGAGAGCTTATAGTACATTTATTCATTGCACTCAGATTAAAGAACTATTGAGTTCATGTAAGTGCTCCTGGAAAAACATCAACACAAATTTAATGCTAGATATTCATCCAATATTGTCTCTAATTAAACACTTGTGTTTTTTCATTACTAGCTGTTTCAGTGTGCATGGTCACACTACCGTGTTCAAGCTAACTTCCATTTGAAAAGAGAGTGCAGTCGCCCTTGCACATGGTACAGGCAGATGCAGATTGTACACAATGCAGCAGCAAACTCGAAAGTGAGTTCAGCATTCAACCACCCACcctcctctttcttcttctctccccCCAATGCCTGCTCTTCACCTCCCATCTGCTCCCTGTGGCAGATGGAGTTTGCATGGCAGCTCGGACATCTGCCGCCCCAAACAATGGCTCCCTTGTGCAGGCCCCCAGTCTGAGCCAGAGGCGTGCTGCTATTGTGTTCGAGTCATACACATGCAGATCAGCGGCCAATGGGGCCAGGATGGGGCCAGGCAGCTGACAGTACATACACCGCCCCACAATGCAAGCATTTGTAAGTACCAAAACTTGACAGCACTTACATTTAGGCACAGTGAATGACTCGATTGCATAAATAACACATTAGGCAGTATTCATTTAAccagtttattcatttttgttccATTCAGTAAAAAATCACAATCACATTAGTTAGAATTAAAATTAATGCCTTTTTTTATGATGACATTTCTAAAGTGAAACCTTTAGAATTCATTTCTTGTCATATATATTACTAAAGTTAAACCTTTAGAGAATAAGACAATTCTGGAAAGTGGAAAGAAGCACATTGCCGACAGTAAGGTACGTTATACTGTGCGGcaattacgttttttttttttttaaaatgtcccTGATGTTAAGTCCATTTTTCTGAAAAACGTCGCTACGACGCACCACCGCGTCCTCTCGTGTCTTGATGCGAAGTTTGCGCTGTGAAACACAAACTCGCTTTCTCCTTCCTCTCCAAACCTCATCCGCACAAAGAATGAGGGCCGCTGGGTCGCTCTCGTGGCATGCCCGGCCTCGTTCACATAAAGAAGGAGGACCATCTTGGCATGGACGGGACGAGAAGCGACGGAACCGTGAGGCGAAAGGCCACTTCTGGCCTGCATGCCCCGCGCTGCCTGGACTGCATTAAAGCCTCTTCAGAAGCATCCAGGGATGTGAagatacatcatcatcatcctttaTTCAAAGGATGCATGTATTTCCATTAAGGGTTAACAGCCTCTCGTGTGAGAAGAGTCCCATCAGCAGATCAGCGAGCTGGCAGACTGATCTCTGGAAGCCAGTCGTTGGAGCGGCGGCTTTCCTCACAGAACATGTGCAGCTTCTCCAGAGCTGGATCTTCCCACGAACCGTCAGCTGGACTCTGtggaaatacaataaaaatgatgatgaGAAACTCTGTTCGGTTGTTCAATACGTTAAAATGTGTTGTCAAATGTTCTGATTGCCGCTGTAGACATATTGCTTTAGCAGGTACAGCATGACTTACCGTGATAAGGAGGCAGTGACAGTCCTCAGTTTGATCTTTAGCGCCGACAATTTCACCCAGACGCTGCACGTCGTCCACTCTCACGATGCTGATGTCGTTATCGAAGCAGAAAGCCTGGATGAGAGTGAAGTGGATTTGGAGCGCGATGTCGCACTCGAACTCTTCATCCATAGCCAGAACGCAGAAGGACACGCTGTCCGGATCactgcagaaataaaaagaaaacagtgcaTGAGTAAAATTGCATGCATCACATGTATGACTCAATCAACCTCAGTAAGGTACGTTAGTGATTCTAAAAGCAAGTGCGCGGACCGGATACTTACACATTCATCAATTTAGCAGATTCATACACGCCGATGGTGAGGCACTCGTTCGTTTTGGCAGACACCAAAAGCTCCTCTAGTGCATTACCGGTGCCCTGAGCTCTCTCGCAGGGTTTCTGGATGGCAACTTCCTCAAAAGTCATGATGTTGGAGTTAAGAGTCGTTCCGAGACGTGCACGGTAGAGATGTAGAGATCAGGATAGTCCGAAAAAGACTGGTGCTGAATCAGAGCCAGGCGTCGGCTTTTATACTCTTGGGCTCGTGGTGCGCATGAAAGGCGCTCATTCTGATTGGACCATGCTGCATTGGTATGCTAATACTATTGTCACACTCCGGCTCGTGGCAGATTTACAGAGATCCCTGGCCTTTTTGTGCTCTGGACTGCATggttctttaaaacatttttgcattAGAGGAGCAAAAAATCAGAATCTTCTTTAGATATGGAAATACATGTCGAATGCATGGTTCATGAGAATTAGAGCAACACTTTATTTGAATGTTGCGAATTTGTTTAAAAGTGATTTAGAACTTTTAAACTAATACAACTTTATAATCAGTCTCTGTCATAGGATATACAATTTATAAAGGTCTAAGTAAGCTAATGGAAGATAAATAATGACACTTCTAAAATTGAgaaactttttcatttataacaaaaaaaggcTTAAATATGAACCTAGTAAAGTTTTatgagtaaaaatgaaaaagtatgTTTCTAAAATTCAGTAGGTTTATCACAGCTGCTgcacataaaaaagaaagtgtgcATATGAACCCCTCCCCGTGCAAAAGGACAGGTGGAGTGTGGCCATCTGTAGATATTCTGAAACGGCCCTATTGTCAGTTCAGAAACTTCTATTATTGGACGCCTATACACATGCAAATGAGTAACGCGTGCCATGACGCCCTGCCATGCAATCTGCCTGGCTCTGTGGCCCCGAGTCACGTGACACACAGAAGCTTTGCACACTGGGATCACTTTGCAAAtgcatctggaaaaaaaaaaatgtacacaggATGCACTTTTTATATTCAGCATATTCGGAAGAGCACAAACTTTTTGGAGGGTTTCACTTCGCAGTACTCTAACAATACTAGCTTAAACATGTTTTGTAATGAAATGTGTTGCATTTGCAAATCAACAATATTAAGCATACAAAACAACGTTTAGGTTATAGGACCATTTCTGCTCAAATAATGCATCGGTGTAATAGCATTAAAGATCGCACACAAAAATctaatgcaaaacaaaacaggaccGCAAATAGAAATGTCGTGTTTGAGAGAACTGAGAGCAGATTGACTCTGACAGATTCAAGCCTATTGTTACTGTGCAGAACAGGAGCAGATGGAGGGGCCTCACTGGGATACACCCTCTCCACTCACTCTTTACCTCTCACCCTGCAGCACCTAACGCTATTGTTGATCTACAACACAAAAGTATTTATAATAAAGCAGAACAAGTTTGTATTGAAATTTTCTGTTGAATTTTTCCATCGAAAAAAGAAGTGCTAGAAaacataaagaacaaaaaatgaacaaaatgtcattgtttttatCACTATATGATAGAAAACGTTTTATGAATTTATGGGAAGTTAATAcctatttatataaaaaatgtttgtataaatCCCTTCAGCAATCTGCAACGTAATCTATAGGTTAGTTCACTTGAATGACCATTTTACGTGCCTGTTTGTAAAGAATAAGTATTTGACAACTTTACTTATGTAAAATAAAGGCATATATAGGCCACTGGAGTATCGCAGAAATCGGAATAAAACGCACTCGTGCGATCTGCATGGACGTGAACCGCAGAGTTGACCTCAACAGAGGCGCGTGCAGTTCGTCTGCCTCTCTGTATTGTGTGCGCGTCACATCTGCAGCCCGTCCGTCTCGCGCTGCTGCGCTGCATGCGTGCTCGCGAGTGACAGGTGGTCCTGTGAACAATTACTTTTAGTACCCTCCCTATACtctactcaacacacacacacacacacacacacacacacacacacacacacacacacacacacacacacgcacacacacaaagagttgTAGATTAACCCTCATAAATTGGGCTCTTTTTAATGGGCTGCTCTGCTTCTTATTGTCCTAAACGCAACAGCAGGCGCGTGCTACTGTCAGACAGGAAGAGGGACGAGCTGCCTTACAAAAGAACACCTTTTCAACTGATCACTCTGTATTCTGCTAATATTACCACTACTATATCTTATACTAAGTTTTAATTAGTGGAATACTAAGTTGTATCAAAGCTTCAACAAATCAAACTTGTGTTGACTTTATGAAGAAGTTAAAGAATGAAAATCCATTATATTACCTCTGttataatactatatatctattcACTGTTTCTGTATTGtcttggaataaaaaaaaatccttcgtGATTAAATTTTATGATCTCTCTTGTCTTATTTTCAGAGACGTAACATGCATTTCCTTTTCCAATTAACATATTTTATAGCTATCTCTGTGAAACATCGAGCTGTTTATATATGactatttatataaaagttgTCATTTTCTTCttggtcttcttcttcttcttcttcttcttcttcttcttcttcttcttcttcttcttcctctttttcttcttctaatgCATCTCCACCAAATCACTGCATATGCAACAAACTGCTGATTAAACAACACATAAAGTATCGAGCACGAGCATAATGGCTATAGTTTAGACATTATTGATCCCTCAATCCCACACGAGCAGATGTGCTTTATCTctgctagagagagaaagagagcgagagcgagcgagcgagagagagagagagagagagagagatggggagagagagagagagatggggaggggGTCGTCTTAATATGCCACGCGTCCAAAAGTCGGGCCACCTTTGCGTATGCAAAACAGCCGCGCGTGTCTGCTGTTATCAGCTCCAATCACATGATATTACCCCTGATTTCAATTCCAATGTGCATAAGATCAGTTCTAATCACACtttttatatatctatctatattttttCGGAGGGTCGTGGCTTTGTTGGCATGACAGTCACCCAAAATAAAAGATGGgatatgaaaatgtaaaatgtaaaacatttcttcttaagcatgttttttttttgcagttgttTTTAAAGCCCAGTAAAATGCCTGcaaatgaaaatataagaaataatttttcttaCTATTAGTTGTTCTATTAATTCACATGAAACGACAAAATGGGTACAGTActctacttttttctttccatactGACAGGTTTACACACTGAAGCACTATTTTAAACTGCAAGCAAgtacatttgttttaataatagtTTTCGAAAActtgaaatgtttttacattatCGTATTACTGAATTGTTGTTGGGGcatctgaactttttttttttttttttattaaatctttgtAATCTTCGACATGAAAATATCTAAAATCTATTGTAATCTGTGCAAACTTCTGTGCATCTTGCAATGCACGTGCCTATTTGTCTACAGTCAACAAAAGCCTTCTATTAAAATTGATGCGAATTAAAAGTCAGCAGCTTGCAAAATTGACCTTTTCCCATTATTAATTCTTTGATACGTCGTGCATGTCTATAGGCACGCGCCTCCAAGGGCTCGTCCCTTTATTGTCCGgcctcagccaatcagattgcagGCGCGTGCCGGGATCCGAGTATAAATATGAGACGCGTGTCACCAAAATATCATTCCAAACTGTGCAAGCGTGTTGGAAGGATACTTTATACCActtttacaaatacaaaaacccAACCCAAGATGGTTAATGAAAGCAAATCACTGGCTGAGGCTCTGAAGTCCGCTGAGGCTGAGGGTCACGTCACCCTAGGTGTCTACGAGTGCGCTAAAATcatgaatgagtgagtattCCTGATACATGGTCAGAATTGAACATTATTCTTAACGCTATGTGAATTTAAGCTCAtgcactgttttctttttatttctgcagtGATCCGGACAGCGTGTCCTTCTGCGTTCTGGCTATGGATGAAGAGTTCGAGTGCGACATCGCGCTCCAAATCCACTTCACTCTCATCCAGGCTTTCTGCTTCGATAACGACATCAGCATCGTGAGAGTGGACGACGTGCAGCGTCTGGGTGAAATTGTCGGCGCTAAAGATCAAACTGAGGACTGTCACTGCCTCCTTATCACGGTAAGTCATGCTGTACCTGCTAAAGCAATATGTCTACAGCGGCAATCAGAACATTTGACAACACATTTTAACGTATTGAACAACCGAACAGAGTTTCtcatcatcatttttattgtatttccaCAGAGTCCAGCTGACGGTTCGTGGGAAGATCCAGCTCTGGAGAAGCTGCACATGTTCTGTGAGGAAAGCCGCCGCTCCAACGACTGGCTTCCAGAGATCAGTCTGCCAACTCGCTGATCTGCTGATGGGACTCTTCTCACACGAGAGGCTGTTAACCCTTAATGGAAATACATGCATCCTTTGAATAAAGGATGATGATGTATCTTCACATCCCTGGATGCTTCTGAAGAGGCTTTAATGCAGTCCAGGCAGCGCGGGGCATGCAGGCCCGAAGTGGCCTTTCGCCTCACGGTTCCGTCGCTTCTCGTCCCGTCCATGCCAAGATGGTCCTCCTTCTTTATGTGAACGAGGCCGGGCATGCCACGAGAGCGACCCAGCGGCCCTCATTCTTTGTGCGGATGAGGTTTGGAGAGGAAGGAGAAAGCGAGTTTGTGTTTCACAGCGCAAACTTCGCATCAAGACACGAGAGGACGCGGTGGTGCGTCGTAGCGACGTTTTTCAGAAAAATGGACTTAACATCagggacatttttttaaaaaaaaaaaacgtaattgCCGCACAGTATAACGTACCTTACTGTCGGCAATGTGCTTCTTTCCACTTTCCAGAATTGTCTTATTCTCTAAAGGTTTAACtttagtaatatatatatgacaagAAATAAAGTCTAAAGGTTtcactttagaaaaaaaaaaaaaaatacaacaatagcTAAACGAGTTAGAGAAAATGCATTTCTGTAAAGTTTTCACTTAactgttatacaaaaaaaatgaataaagaatagTACATACTCTGGTttcatttgtatatattttgtcaTGCACATTCTGGGAATTTTATTTGAAGTCTAGATCTCTCAGTTGATCAGACAGAATAAGACTGAATAAGTCAAGTTatcttaaatgttaaaaataaaaaaatgtgattacaTGGCACTATCATTAGCCAATTGATACtgtgtttacattaatattCTACCTGTGCACCAAATATGTCCATTTCCATTTGACAGATGACATGATTTTTCCAAACTATAGTTTTCCCAAATGCTTAAAAAAGACGCTGAGATTTTGTCAACTAACAAATGTAAGTGCAGCATATTCAGAAGAGTTGAAAAGCTGAATGCAGCACTTGGATTAAACACTAATAAGGAGAAGTGTTACAAACTTTGCAATCAGTAAAGCAACAAATGAATGGTGTAATAGCATAAGTAGACACATGAGAAGAGAACACACTaagatacagtataaagtgAGCATGTCTGGAAAGACCTAAGTTTCCACACAGTGAAATGGAGAAAGTCAAGGTTGTTGCAGAGTTCAAAATCTGTATCTTTAGGAGTTCTTTAACTTTGTGAGAGAAAATTGTTATGAACACTAACTATTAACAGTTCAGATGTATGCACATCTAGAAAATACAGATGTAGAACCCAGTTTGGTTAGCATGGTTTTAAGTAAAATGATAAGAAAGACTCGTAAAAGGAGTGAGTGGCAGTGACTGGTTCTGTGTGAAGTGCTATACAGAAGGCCCATTAAAAGCATTTTACACCcatagtttgtttattttatcattaaaaacCTCTTAAGTTTAATTTAAATGATGCTTATTCTAGATGCTGGCATCAAACTACTGCCCtgtacctttttttaaaaaaagtgagaaaCAGAGGCTGGAGTAAAGGTTTATGTTTCACTCACATCTTACACTGTAACCAAAAGGTCAAACGTATACTTTAAtgtaatgaaaaacaaaaggtCATGAGATCAAGAAACAGACTggatgaggaaaaaataaaagagacagCAATAACAAACATAGGTGGAACTGGATAAATAAGCATCAAGCTCATCACTGTGTTAACCAGACTTAAGACTTTGCAAAGAACCAAATTAATTGAAGATATTTAACTGGTGCAGTTGAGTGCAAACTGATAATTGCAAATGAGtcagttattttaaaacaattccaTTAGTTGAATATTGTGAGCTAATTTGCATATATTCTCTAAATTGTtccacattctttttttttttttttttattaatgtatttgatgaaattcattcattaattcattcatttactcatttattc
This genomic interval from Tachysurus vachellii isolate PV-2020 chromosome 17, HZAU_Pvac_v1, whole genome shotgun sequence contains the following:
- the LOC132859778 gene encoding growth arrest and DNA damage-inducible protein GADD45 gamma-like, with the protein product MTFEEVAIQKPCERAQGTGNALEELLVSAKTNECLTIGVYESAKLMNVDPDSVSFCVLAMDEEFECDIALQIHFTLIQAFCFDNDISIVRVDDVQRLGEIVGAKDQTEDCHCLLITSPADGSWEDPALEKLHMFCEESRRSNDWLPEISLPAR
- the LOC132859780 gene encoding growth arrest and DNA damage-inducible protein GADD45 gamma-like gives rise to the protein MVNESKSLAEALKSAEAEGHVTLGVYECAKIMNDDPDSVSFCVLAMDEEFECDIALQIHFTLIQAFCFDNDISIVRVDDVQRLGEIVGAKDQTEDCHCLLITSPADGSWEDPALEKLHMFCEESRRSNDWLPEISLPTR